The following coding sequences are from one Kosakonia sp. H02 window:
- a CDS encoding oligosaccharide flippase family protein, which produces MSRYQYIMKSVFFRNVFTLMFGTSIAQLIPILISPVLTRAYTPTEFGVFATFTTLATIIGTIATGRYELAITLPRNLTKALSIVIFSFSITIFVSLLWLFFFLYFRLEVAQSIKNELVAPWLTWVPIFAFFYAGYQIINYWHNRQARFKVLAISRVFQSIITGTVQLLAGILQFGIGGLVAGVVIGQMFSFIWLLAKAKQDWSSLIGYVSMRRVLFQGREYVNFPLIDGPTSLLNVFSSQLPNILFAILFSPSYAGFYFLTQRVLQAPVTLISGAFLDVFKQKASEEFSRFGHAKNIYKKTFVALFSISTIPAIIGFIFLPVLFKFFFGKSWYEAGVFGQILIPAIYMRFVVSPLSFIIYIAQKQKWNLICMILLCCGVTFSLLYGANATDAVVGISASYVIYYIMHLMISMKLAGFFTKKYR; this is translated from the coding sequence ATGAGTCGTTATCAATACATAATGAAGTCAGTCTTTTTTAGGAATGTTTTTACGCTGATGTTTGGAACATCGATTGCGCAGCTTATTCCTATTTTGATTAGTCCGGTTTTGACACGTGCTTATACCCCAACTGAGTTTGGGGTATTTGCCACTTTTACCACTCTTGCTACCATTATCGGTACTATTGCAACTGGTCGTTATGAACTTGCGATCACGCTACCACGAAATCTAACTAAAGCGCTCTCAATAGTAATATTTTCGTTTTCGATAACTATCTTTGTGAGCTTATTATGGTTGTTTTTTTTCCTTTATTTTCGTCTGGAAGTTGCACAATCCATAAAGAATGAATTAGTTGCGCCATGGTTAACGTGGGTGCCTATATTCGCTTTTTTTTATGCTGGTTATCAAATAATTAATTATTGGCATAATCGGCAAGCGAGATTTAAAGTTCTGGCGATTAGTCGAGTCTTTCAAAGTATCATCACTGGCACAGTTCAGTTGTTAGCCGGGATATTACAATTTGGAATTGGTGGACTCGTTGCAGGCGTTGTTATTGGGCAAATGTTTTCCTTTATTTGGTTATTAGCAAAAGCAAAGCAAGATTGGAGCAGCTTGATAGGCTATGTTTCAATGCGCCGTGTATTATTCCAAGGGAGGGAATATGTTAACTTTCCACTCATTGATGGCCCGACAAGTCTATTAAATGTATTTTCTTCGCAATTGCCCAATATCTTATTTGCGATATTGTTCTCACCATCATATGCAGGTTTTTATTTTTTAACTCAACGCGTTTTGCAGGCACCTGTGACATTAATTTCAGGAGCTTTTCTTGATGTATTTAAACAAAAGGCAAGCGAAGAATTTAGTCGCTTTGGGCATGCAAAAAATATTTATAAAAAAACTTTCGTTGCCCTGTTCTCAATATCAACTATACCTGCAATTATTGGTTTTATTTTTCTTCCTGTACTTTTTAAATTTTTCTTTGGAAAGTCATGGTATGAAGCTGGTGTCTTTGGTCAGATTTTGATTCCAGCTATTTATATGCGGTTCGTTGTTAGCCCGCTAAGTTTTATTATTTATATAGCTCAAAAGCAAAAATGGAATTTGATTTGTATGATTTTATTGTGCTGTGGAGTAACTTTTTCTCTTCTTTACGGGGCAAATGCTACTGATGCAGTGGTTGGTATATCTGCCAGCTATGTGATTTATTACATAATGCACCTTATGATATCTATGAAACTAGCCGGTTTTTTTACAAAAAAATATCGGTAA
- a CDS encoding DegT/DnrJ/EryC1/StrS family aminotransferase — translation MEFIDLGAQYKYLKSEIDSAINDVLRKGNYISGEQVSRLEHELSSYVGVKHSITCANGTDALTLALMAMGVKEGDAVFCPTFTFFATAEAIAFENATPVFVDSEEDSFNICPVDLESKIQKTISEGKLKPKVIISVDLFGLPANYDAINSIAEKYNLLVIEDAAQGFGGTFKTKKAGSFGHIATTSFFPAKPLGCYGDGGAIFTNNSEYATLIQSLRVHGKGNDKYDNINIGMNSRLDTIQAAILLEKIKVFPQELIARNKLAARYSKVLADKYKVPTIADGYYSSWAQYTICLEDREAVMAKCKEAGIPTMVYYVKCLHLQKAFHYLGYKEGNFPVAEKLSKQVLSLPMHPYMTEEVFAKIISAL, via the coding sequence ATGGAGTTCATTGATTTAGGTGCGCAGTACAAATATCTTAAGTCTGAAATTGATTCGGCAATTAATGATGTACTGAGAAAGGGAAATTATATTTCTGGTGAGCAAGTTAGTCGGCTTGAACATGAATTGAGTAGTTATGTTGGTGTTAAACATTCTATTACCTGTGCGAATGGGACAGATGCTTTAACACTAGCTTTGATGGCAATGGGAGTAAAAGAGGGTGATGCAGTTTTTTGTCCTACTTTTACTTTTTTTGCTACGGCTGAAGCTATTGCATTTGAAAATGCAACGCCAGTTTTTGTTGACTCTGAAGAGGATAGTTTTAATATTTGTCCGGTCGATCTGGAAAGCAAAATACAAAAAACCATCTCAGAAGGTAAACTAAAACCCAAAGTTATAATCTCTGTTGACTTATTTGGCTTGCCAGCTAACTACGATGCAATAAACTCAATTGCAGAGAAATATAATTTACTCGTTATTGAGGATGCCGCTCAGGGCTTTGGTGGTACTTTCAAAACGAAAAAAGCAGGTTCTTTTGGCCATATCGCCACAACAAGTTTTTTCCCAGCGAAGCCGCTAGGTTGCTATGGTGATGGCGGTGCTATTTTTACGAATAACAGTGAATACGCGACTTTAATTCAATCACTACGCGTTCATGGCAAAGGTAATGATAAATACGACAATATCAATATTGGTATGAACAGTAGGCTTGATACAATTCAGGCCGCTATTCTTCTTGAAAAAATTAAAGTTTTCCCACAAGAACTTATTGCTCGGAATAAATTAGCGGCTAGATATTCTAAAGTGCTCGCAGATAAATATAAAGTTCCTACTATTGCCGATGGGTATTACAGTTCTTGGGCGCAGTACACTATCTGTTTGGAAGATCGTGAAGCTGTAATGGCTAAATGCAAAGAGGCCGGTATTCCAACAATGGTTTACTATGTTAAATGCCTTCACTTGCAAAAAGCGTTTCACTATCTCGGATATAAGGAAGGTAATTTTCCTGTTGCTGAAAAATTAAGCAAACAAGTATTAAGTCTGCCAATGCATCCATATATGACAGAAGAAGTATTTGCCAAGATCATTTCTGCATTATGA
- a CDS encoding DapH/DapD/GlmU-related protein, which translates to MTYTVHDTAIIDPGATIGAGTRVWHWTHICGGAHIGENCSFGQNVFVGNDVKIGNNVKVQNNVSIYDAVYLEDDVFCGPSMVFTNVYNPRSHVLRKNEYKPTIIRKGATIGANATVVCGNEVGEYAFIGAGCVVNKNVKPFAIMVGVPARQIGWMSRHGAKLDLPLTGQAEAICPDTGEKYLLTDDCVALVE; encoded by the coding sequence ATGACATATACAGTTCATGATACAGCGATAATTGATCCTGGTGCAACTATTGGCGCAGGCACCCGAGTTTGGCATTGGACTCATATTTGCGGTGGTGCGCATATTGGGGAAAATTGCTCCTTCGGTCAAAATGTATTTGTAGGCAATGACGTAAAAATAGGTAATAACGTTAAAGTTCAAAATAACGTTTCTATCTATGATGCCGTATACCTTGAGGACGACGTATTTTGTGGTCCGAGTATGGTATTCACTAATGTGTATAACCCGCGCTCGCATGTACTGAGAAAAAATGAGTATAAGCCTACCATTATTAGAAAAGGTGCTACGATTGGCGCGAACGCCACAGTTGTATGTGGTAATGAAGTTGGTGAATATGCATTCATAGGCGCTGGTTGCGTCGTTAATAAAAACGTCAAGCCTTTCGCAATAATGGTTGGAGTACCAGCCCGACAGATTGGGTGGATGAGCCGCCATGGTGCTAAATTGGATCTTCCTTTGACTGGCCAAGCAGAAGCTATTTGTCCGGATACAGGTGAAAAATATCTGTTAACGGATGATTGTGTGGCTTTAGTGGAGTAA